A window from Cryptomeria japonica chromosome 1, Sugi_1.0, whole genome shotgun sequence encodes these proteins:
- the LOC131075741 gene encoding type IV inositol polyphosphate 5-phosphatase 6 — MTFSDDKKNRHSWPKLVVRKWLNIKSKPEEFHADEIIQENLLNKARTNDTLGRLEPYITHNTKDQDLRVFVGTWNVGGEAPHSGLNLDEWVQPSSAPADIYVFGFQEIVPLNAGNVLGVEDNGPAAKWLAFIRHTLNTNINQSSSFTPCSRDDPTASPEQLYSFDFDFVGSELHENSAPCQRNSSRVSFGSVSSEDACDFSGRESPYTVLCSPVSFNFSSDRSSSNSSEMNGIFNSSEPKYCLVASKQMVGMFLCVWVRSDLRQHVRDIKVSCIGCGLMSYLGNKGSVSISMLFNQTSFCFVCTHLTSGEKEGDEIQRNSDVREIIKKTHFPQIDKTFAERTPERILEHNRVIWLGDLNYRLALQYADCKELMEKNNWETLLEKDQLQIQKKAGHIFEGWNEGKIYFPPTYKYCRNSDQYAGVNCRSRTKRRKPAWCDRILWYGEGMRQLSYGPGESKFSDHRPVYSMFMVEKEMLKKSKLKNTLMSLGVRFQVEELLLKTKICH; from the exons ATGACATTCTCTGATGACAAGAAGAACAGG CATTCATGGCCGAAGTTGGTTGTCAGAAAATGGCTGAATATAAAGTCCAAACCAGAAGAATTTCACGCTGATGAAATTATTCAAG AAAATTTGCTGAACAAAGCTAGAACAAATGACACACTGGGGAGACTGGAGCCATATATAACTCACAATACGAAGGATCAAGATCTCAG GGTATTTGTGGGAACATGGAATGTAGGAGGTGAAGCACCCCACAGTGGCCTCAATTTGGATGAATGGGTACAGCCATCATCAGCTCCAGCGGATATCTACGTTTTTGG GTTTCAGGAAATCGTCCCTTTAAATGCAGGGAATGTGCTGGGTGTAGAAGACAATGGCCCTGCTGCAAAATGGCTGGCCTTTATTCGCCACACATTAAACACAAACATAAATCAAAGCAGCAGTTTCACACCTTGTAGCAGGGATGACCCAACAGCTTCACCAGAGCAACTTTACAGTTTCGATTTTGATTTTGTAGGTTCTGAATTGCATGAGAATTCTGCTCCTTGCCAGAGGAATTCCTCTCGGGTCTCATTCGGATCAGTTTCATCAGAGGATGCATGTGACTTCAGTGGAAGAGAATCACCCTATACTGTTTTGTGCAGCCCAGTATCATTTAACTTCTCATCAGACAGATCCTCATCCAACTCAAGTGAGATGAATGGCATATTTAATTCAAGTGAGCCAAAGTACTGTTTGGTAGCCAGCAAGCAGATGGTTGGCATGTTTCTCTGTGTTTGGGTGCGTAGTGATCTGAGACAGCATGTCCGAGATATAAAAGTCTCTTGCATTGGTTGTGGGCTAATGAGTTACCTTGGCAACAAg GGTTCTGTTTCGATCAGCATGTTATTCAATCAGACAAGCTTCTGCTTTGTTTGTACTCATTTGACATCAGGGGAGAAAGAAGGTGATGAGATACAGAGGAATTCTGATGTGAGGGAGATCATAAAGAAGACCCACTTTCCCCAAATAGACAAGACTTTTGCAGAGAGAACTCCAGAAAGAATTTTGGAGCATAA TCGAGTTATTTGGCTTGGGGATTTGAATTATCGTCTTGCACTTCAATATGCTGACTGTAAAGAACTCATGGAAAAAAATAACTGGGAGACTCTGTTGGAGAAAGATCAG CTTCAAATCCAGAAAAAAGCGGGACATATATTTGAAGGATGGAATGAAGGGAAAATCTATTTCCCTCCTACTTACAAGTATTGCAGAAATTCAGATCAATATGCTGGAGTAAACTGTAGATCAAGGACAAAACGACGCAAACCAGCATG GTGTGATCGTATACTTTGGTATGGTGAAGGTATGAGACAACTTTCTTATGGTCCTGGAGAATCGAAATTTTCAGATCATCGACCTGTTTATTCAATGTTTATGGTTGAAAAGGAAATGCTCAAGAAAAGTAAATTAAAAAATACTTTGATGAGCTTAGGTGTGAGATTCCAAGTGGAAGAACTCCTCCTCAAAACCAAAATTTGTCATTAG